The following proteins are encoded in a genomic region of Hymenobacter siberiensis:
- a CDS encoding T9SS type A sorting domain-containing protein translates to MLTNLQTRLKKASRLLPVALLPFAAHAQFNYGAANAVTVAGTYTDLGTGGTAIATTNPDDANSTAQPIGFTFNYNGTAFTQFILNTNGLIKLGSVAPSTAALYYENFAGGVGIDPLSSAAAAETNLIMPFNFDLEEGISGTADFRVQTTGTAPNRVCTIQWKNVKDKSEPGTGAPAQYSNFSFQAKLYESGNIEFIYNTALASANATATRFPNVGLKGSSTATNQVALALKGVPSDPWSATTFISQNYGTSAHNINKVGLPDAGRTYRFVPTVQLSNDAAVTAIYTLGTVSSAYGSPVTAQALVTNTGSAAQTNLAVTLAVSGATTYTNTQTVATLAPGASTMVTFTYPVAGTTGTNTLTVTIPADGLASNNIQTFTQTISTGTLSYVSGTTINGGAGVGAAGSVLAVGYRTVGAAAVTSVSPSFTGTTTATATYQVLVYSAAANGQPGTVLYTSPARPRPAGTANVVTTETVAIPNIAVNGGFFVGLKTVAADNLSVAYQTEVPLRSGTFFYTTTNGTTWIDINTSTLNSRLAVNVGLSTFTAVRNEALAATVSLYPNPAHQSFQLTVPTGLRTASATLSNTLGQVVQSRQLNLPAAGGTADFNVSSLAPGVYTLTLKSGTDLVVKRVVVE, encoded by the coding sequence ATGTTAACAAACCTACAAACCCGGCTAAAAAAAGCCAGTCGTTTGCTACCGGTAGCTTTGCTGCCATTCGCGGCGCACGCACAGTTCAATTATGGTGCTGCAAATGCCGTAACCGTTGCCGGTACGTATACCGATTTAGGCACGGGTGGAACGGCTATTGCTACCACCAACCCTGACGATGCCAACTCTACGGCACAGCCTATTGGCTTCACTTTCAATTACAACGGCACGGCTTTTACACAGTTTATCTTAAACACCAACGGCCTCATCAAGCTTGGCTCGGTTGCGCCTTCGACCGCAGCCCTGTACTATGAGAATTTCGCCGGTGGCGTTGGTATCGACCCGCTTTCATCGGCCGCAGCAGCCGAAACAAACCTGATTATGCCCTTCAACTTCGACCTGGAGGAAGGCATTAGCGGTACGGCTGATTTTCGGGTGCAAACCACCGGCACAGCGCCTAACCGCGTCTGCACAATTCAGTGGAAAAACGTAAAAGACAAGTCAGAGCCCGGCACCGGTGCTCCTGCCCAGTACAGCAACTTCAGCTTCCAGGCGAAGCTGTACGAAAGCGGTAACATTGAATTTATTTACAATACTGCACTTGCCTCGGCGAATGCCACAGCCACTCGTTTTCCAAACGTGGGCCTGAAAGGAAGCAGTACCGCAACCAACCAGGTAGCGCTGGCGCTCAAAGGAGTACCCAGCGACCCTTGGAGCGCGACTACTTTCATTAGCCAGAACTACGGCACTTCGGCTCACAACATAAACAAGGTAGGTTTGCCGGATGCTGGCCGTACCTACCGCTTTGTACCCACCGTGCAGCTGAGCAACGATGCCGCTGTTACGGCTATCTATACCTTGGGTACAGTATCGAGCGCCTACGGTTCGCCAGTAACGGCCCAGGCCCTGGTAACTAATACTGGCTCTGCTGCTCAAACCAACCTTGCCGTGACCCTCGCGGTAAGTGGTGCCACTACCTACACGAACACGCAAACGGTAGCAACCCTGGCCCCAGGTGCTTCCACTATGGTTACCTTCACCTACCCCGTGGCGGGCACCACCGGCACCAATACCCTGACCGTGACCATTCCTGCGGATGGCTTAGCTAGCAACAACATCCAAACCTTCACCCAAACCATTTCGACTGGCACCCTGAGCTACGTTTCGGGCACCACCATCAACGGTGGCGCTGGTGTGGGTGCGGCTGGCAGCGTCTTGGCCGTTGGGTACCGCACCGTGGGTGCCGCCGCTGTAACGTCGGTAAGCCCTTCTTTTACCGGCACCACCACGGCTACAGCTACTTATCAAGTATTGGTATATAGCGCCGCTGCCAATGGTCAGCCCGGCACCGTGCTCTACACCTCGCCTGCGCGCCCCCGGCCCGCCGGTACTGCTAACGTGGTTACCACAGAAACGGTAGCTATTCCGAATATCGCCGTAAATGGCGGCTTTTTTGTCGGCCTCAAAACCGTTGCCGCCGACAACCTGAGTGTTGCTTACCAGACCGAAGTGCCACTGCGCAGCGGCACGTTCTTCTACACCACCACCAACGGTACCACCTGGATAGACATCAACACTTCCACGCTCAATTCGCGCTTGGCTGTCAATGTTGGCCTGTCCACTTTCACGGCCGTTCGCAACGAGGCCCTGGCCGCTACCGTGAGCCTGTACCCCAACCCCGCGCACCAGAGCTTCCAGCTCACGGTGCCTACTGGCCTGCGTACTGCTTCGGCCACGCTGAGCAACACCCTGGGCCAAGTGGTGCAGTCGCGCCAGTTGAACCTGCCCGCCGCCGGCGGCACCGCCGACTTCAACGTGAGCAGCCTGGCTCCCGGCGTGTACACGCTGACGTTGAAATCGGGGACTGACCTCGTGGTGAAGCGCGTGGTAGTGGAATAA
- the mnmH gene encoding tRNA 2-selenouridine(34) synthase MnmH, with translation MPRHSLAEFEALPYPVLDVRAPIEFAQGHMPGALNLPLFTDEERASIGTTYKQMSQERAVHLGLEFFGPKMSAMVKQAKKLVPGKEVRLHCWRGGMRSGAVMWLLELASFKVHLLDHGYKDYRRDVLASFAQPRQWRVLGGLTGSGKTDVLHQLTAMHGQLVLDLEGLASHKGSAFGAIGQPVQPTQEQFENNLAAAMAALPTDTPIWVEDESRQIGRLTIPPGLFAQLQASPRFVLEVPRPARVAKLAAEYGAEDPTLLAESIGRLQKRLGGLATQQALAAVAARDFPLMVELVLDYYDKTYTYGLAPRPEEPPRTLVPVADCDAAANAAQLLQATATI, from the coding sequence ATGCCCCGTCACTCCCTAGCCGAATTCGAAGCACTCCCCTACCCCGTGCTCGATGTGCGGGCTCCCATCGAGTTTGCGCAGGGCCACATGCCGGGCGCGCTCAACCTGCCTTTGTTTACGGATGAGGAGCGGGCCAGCATCGGCACTACCTATAAGCAGATGAGCCAGGAGCGAGCCGTGCACCTGGGCCTGGAGTTTTTCGGGCCGAAGATGTCGGCCATGGTGAAGCAGGCCAAAAAGCTGGTGCCCGGCAAGGAAGTGCGCCTGCACTGCTGGCGCGGCGGCATGCGCAGCGGGGCCGTGATGTGGCTGCTGGAGCTGGCCAGCTTCAAAGTGCACCTGCTCGACCATGGGTATAAGGACTACCGCCGCGATGTGCTGGCCTCGTTTGCGCAGCCCCGGCAGTGGCGCGTGCTGGGCGGCCTCACCGGCAGCGGCAAAACCGATGTGCTGCACCAGCTAACCGCCATGCACGGCCAGCTGGTGCTCGACCTAGAGGGCCTGGCCAGTCACAAGGGTTCGGCCTTTGGGGCCATTGGGCAGCCGGTGCAGCCCACCCAGGAGCAGTTTGAGAACAACCTGGCGGCGGCAATGGCCGCCCTGCCCACCGATACCCCGATTTGGGTGGAGGATGAGAGCCGCCAGATTGGCCGGCTCACCATTCCGCCCGGGCTGTTTGCCCAGCTCCAGGCCTCCCCGCGCTTCGTACTGGAGGTGCCCCGCCCCGCCCGCGTGGCCAAGCTGGCCGCCGAGTACGGGGCCGAAGACCCAACCCTGCTGGCCGAATCCATCGGGCGTCTGCAAAAGCGCCTTGGCGGCCTGGCCACCCAGCAAGCGCTGGCCGCCGTGGCCGCCCGCGACTTCCCGCTGATGGTGGAGCTGGTGCTCGATTACTACGACAAGACCTACACCTACGGCCTGGCTCCCCGCCCCGAAGAGCCGCCCCGCACCCTGGTGCCCGTGGCCGACTGCGATGCCGCCGCAAATGCGGCGCAGCTGTTACAGGCCACTGCGACCATCTAA
- a CDS encoding pyridoxine 5'-phosphate synthase, protein MTKLSVNINKLATLRNARGHNRPDILLVARDIERFGAEGITVHPRPDERHIRYQDVRDLKHIVTTELNVEGNPTPDFLALCREVHPEQVTLVPDAPDAITSNAGWDVVAHQQFLREVVAELKSFGARVSIFLDPDVRLVEAAASTGTDRIELYTEAYAVHYLADREAAVAPYRATAARAGQLGLGVNAGHDLDLNNLAWLHQQLPELAEVSIGHALVCDALYLGLENTVQLYKRQLKS, encoded by the coding sequence ATGACCAAGCTCAGCGTCAATATCAACAAACTGGCTACCCTGCGCAATGCCCGGGGCCACAACCGCCCCGACATCCTGCTGGTCGCGCGCGACATCGAGCGCTTCGGGGCTGAAGGCATTACGGTGCACCCGCGCCCCGACGAGCGCCACATCCGCTACCAGGACGTGCGCGACCTCAAGCACATTGTGACCACCGAGCTGAACGTGGAGGGCAACCCCACGCCCGATTTCCTGGCCCTGTGCCGCGAGGTGCACCCCGAGCAAGTGACGCTGGTGCCCGACGCCCCCGACGCCATTACCTCCAACGCAGGCTGGGACGTGGTGGCGCACCAGCAGTTTCTGCGCGAAGTGGTGGCCGAGCTGAAGTCGTTTGGAGCCCGCGTGAGCATTTTCCTCGACCCCGACGTGCGCCTGGTGGAAGCCGCCGCCAGCACCGGCACCGACCGCATCGAGCTCTACACCGAAGCCTATGCCGTGCACTACCTCGCCGACCGCGAAGCCGCCGTGGCCCCCTACCGCGCCACGGCGGCCCGCGCCGGCCAGCTGGGCTTGGGCGTGAACGCCGGCCACGACCTCGACCTCAATAATTTGGCCTGGCTGCACCAGCAGCTGCCCGAACTGGCCGAGGTGAGCATCGGCCACGCTCTGGTGTGCGACGCGTTGTACCTGGGCCTCGAAAACACGGTACAGCTGTATAAACGCCAGCTGAAGTCGTAG
- a CDS encoding GatB/YqeY domain-containing protein gives MLKTTIDAAIKQAMLAKDKVRLTALRSIKSQIMLAETADGASVDGLTPEAELKLLNKAAKQRRDAAAIYKEQFRSDLEETELAELAIIEEYLPAQLSEAALVERLVHIIQRVGATGPSDLGKVMGVAARELSGQADGKRISDVLGHLLNNTNL, from the coding sequence ATGCTCAAAACCACCATCGACGCCGCCATCAAGCAGGCCATGCTCGCCAAAGACAAAGTGCGCCTTACCGCCCTGCGCAGCATCAAATCGCAAATTATGCTGGCCGAAACCGCCGACGGCGCCAGCGTCGACGGCCTCACGCCCGAAGCCGAGCTCAAGCTCCTAAACAAAGCCGCTAAGCAGCGCCGCGACGCCGCCGCCATCTACAAGGAGCAGTTCCGCTCCGACCTCGAAGAAACCGAGCTCGCCGAGTTGGCCATCATTGAAGAATACCTACCCGCCCAGCTCTCCGAGGCTGCTTTGGTAGAGCGCCTCGTGCACATCATTCAGCGCGTGGGCGCTACCGGCCCTTCCGACCTGGGAAAGGTGATGGGCGTAGCTGCCCGCGAGCTCTCCGGCCAGGCCGACGGCAAGCGCATCTCCGACGTGCTCGGCCATTTGCTGAACAACACGAATCTGTAG
- a CDS encoding CvpA family protein, with product MTALDILLLLPLGIGAVKGYRRGLVLEVVSLLAFVLGVVGGLLLLSAAVPLVRQYVGDAFGMLPLLSFALVFVAIMWGVHLLGGLLKTAVHLTPLGVLDNLLGGAAGVIKWLLGLSLLLYGTRLSGLMLLSPNLVVGSQILPIVKQATPLALQITGYVLPFAQDLLSRMRAAFVKS from the coding sequence ATGACTGCCCTCGACATCCTCCTGCTCCTCCCGCTCGGTATCGGGGCCGTGAAGGGCTACCGGCGCGGGCTGGTGCTGGAAGTGGTGTCGCTGCTGGCCTTCGTGCTGGGCGTGGTGGGCGGGCTGCTGCTGCTTTCGGCCGCTGTGCCGCTGGTGCGGCAGTACGTGGGCGATGCCTTCGGGATGCTGCCGCTGCTGTCCTTCGCGCTGGTGTTCGTGGCCATTATGTGGGGCGTGCACCTGCTGGGCGGCCTGCTCAAAACGGCCGTGCACCTCACCCCGCTGGGCGTGCTGGATAATCTTTTGGGCGGGGCCGCCGGCGTCATCAAGTGGCTGTTGGGGCTGAGCCTGCTGCTCTACGGTACCCGCCTATCGGGCCTGATGCTGCTCTCGCCCAACCTCGTGGTGGGCTCGCAAATCCTGCCCATCGTGAAGCAAGCCACGCCGCTGGCCCTGCAAATCACGGGCTATGTGCTGCCCTTCGCCCAGGATTTACTAAGCCGAATGCGGGCAGCTTTTGTGAAGAGTTGA
- a CDS encoding anthranilate synthase component II — translation MRLLLLDNFDSFTFTLADYLRQLGAEVVVRRNDVPLVELNVPDFDGLVLSPGPGTPAAAGVMPAVIQTFHRHIPMLGVCLGHQALGEFFGGAVVRAARPMHGKVTDMRCDTAAPLFAGLPVVQSITRYHSLILSEPLPAVLQPLAYTTGPAPELMALRHRTLPLYGVQFHPEALLTPHGLAILGNWLRCCIIA, via the coding sequence ATGCGTCTCCTACTGCTCGATAACTTCGACTCCTTCACCTTTACGCTGGCCGATTATCTGCGCCAGCTGGGAGCCGAAGTGGTGGTGCGACGCAACGATGTGCCCCTGGTCGAATTAAACGTGCCCGATTTCGACGGCCTCGTCCTGTCGCCCGGCCCCGGCACGCCGGCCGCAGCCGGCGTGATGCCGGCCGTCATCCAGACCTTTCATCGCCACATCCCCATGCTAGGCGTCTGTCTGGGCCACCAGGCGCTGGGCGAGTTTTTTGGGGGTGCGGTGGTACGGGCCGCCCGGCCCATGCATGGCAAAGTCACCGATATGCGCTGTGATACCGCCGCGCCGCTCTTTGCCGGCCTGCCAGTCGTGCAGTCCATCACGCGCTACCACTCGCTCATTCTCAGCGAGCCGCTGCCGGCCGTGCTCCAGCCCCTGGCCTACACCACCGGCCCCGCTCCCGAGCTCATGGCCTTGCGCCACCGCACGTTGCCGCTCTACGGCGTCCAGTTTCATCCCGAAGCCCTGCTCACCCCGCACGGGCTGGCAATTTTGGGCAATTGGCTCCGCTGTTGTATCATTGCCTAA
- a CDS encoding alpha/beta fold hydrolase: protein MELRRQHQHGYEFVDEGQGPVLLLLHGLFGALSNWQDVVREFAPDHRVIIPLLPIYDMPLTQAGVPGLVAYVEGFVKVMDLPASFTVLGNSLGGHIALVYTLKNPARVNRLVLTGSSGLFEDSMGGSFPKRGNYAYVQERVGYTFYDPNVATQELVDEVFNVTNSNAKCLRIIAIARSAQRHNLSKELARITVPTLLVWGLNDTITPPPVAHEFERLLPHTELRFLDHCGHAPMMERPAGFNAYLRQFLRTTEAAHALSA from the coding sequence ATGGAATTGCGCCGCCAGCACCAGCATGGGTACGAATTTGTGGACGAAGGCCAGGGCCCGGTGCTGCTACTGCTGCACGGCCTGTTCGGGGCCCTCAGCAACTGGCAGGACGTGGTGCGGGAGTTTGCGCCCGACCACCGCGTCATCATCCCCCTGCTGCCCATCTACGACATGCCCCTCACCCAGGCCGGCGTGCCGGGCCTGGTCGCCTACGTCGAGGGTTTTGTGAAAGTAATGGATTTGCCGGCCAGTTTCACCGTGCTCGGCAACTCCCTCGGCGGCCACATCGCCCTGGTCTACACCCTGAAAAACCCGGCCCGCGTCAATCGGCTGGTGCTCACCGGCAGCAGCGGCCTGTTCGAGGACAGCATGGGCGGCTCATTCCCCAAGCGCGGCAACTATGCCTATGTGCAGGAACGGGTAGGCTACACCTTCTACGACCCCAACGTAGCCACCCAGGAGCTGGTCGATGAGGTGTTCAATGTTACCAACTCCAATGCCAAGTGCCTGCGCATCATTGCTATTGCGCGCTCGGCCCAGCGGCACAACCTGAGCAAGGAGCTGGCCCGCATCACCGTGCCCACGCTGCTGGTGTGGGGCCTGAACGATACCATTACCCCGCCGCCCGTGGCCCACGAGTTCGAGCGCCTGTTGCCCCACACCGAGCTGCGCTTCCTAGACCACTGCGGCCACGCCCCCATGATGGAGCGCCCCGCCGGTTTCAATGCCTACCTGCGGCAGTTCTTACGTACCACCGAAGCTGCCCACGCGCTGTCTGCCTAA
- a CDS encoding CBS domain-containing protein, giving the protein MPALLAEDLLNEMIPPLKGTDSVGKAARWLDEFHVAQLPVLDNRHYRGLVTEADLADFDDPETPLSAMPLGYADAYVRPDQHFYRVMELAIENKIQLVPVVDERHEYAGVVTIADALAAFGQQPAGGGQGGIIVLTMEERDYSLTQISRYVEENNAKIISALVAQDEVDPYRIRLTLKLNTDNLARITATLERFGYVVTAQFSGTAVVDDDEQERYDALLRYLSV; this is encoded by the coding sequence ATGCCCGCCCTGCTTGCCGAAGACCTCCTCAACGAAATGATTCCGCCTCTGAAGGGCACCGATTCGGTGGGCAAGGCAGCGCGCTGGCTCGATGAGTTCCATGTGGCCCAGCTGCCCGTCCTCGATAACCGCCACTACCGGGGCCTCGTCACCGAAGCCGACCTCGCCGATTTTGACGACCCCGAAACCCCTCTTTCCGCAATGCCCCTGGGCTACGCCGATGCCTACGTGCGGCCCGACCAGCATTTTTACCGCGTGATGGAGCTGGCCATTGAAAATAAAATCCAGCTCGTACCCGTCGTCGATGAGCGGCATGAGTACGCCGGCGTCGTCACCATTGCCGATGCGTTGGCGGCCTTCGGGCAGCAGCCTGCCGGCGGCGGCCAGGGCGGCATCATCGTCCTCACCATGGAGGAGCGCGACTATTCGCTCACCCAAATCAGCCGCTACGTCGAGGAAAACAACGCCAAAATCATCAGTGCCCTGGTAGCCCAGGACGAAGTCGACCCCTACCGCATCCGCCTCACCCTGAAGCTGAATACCGACAACCTGGCCCGCATCACGGCCACGCTGGAGCGGTTCGGCTACGTCGTGACGGCGCAGTTCAGCGGCACCGCCGTGGTCGACGACGACGAGCAGGAGCGCTACGATGCCCTCCTGCGCTACCTGAGCGTGTAG
- a CDS encoding BamA/TamA family outer membrane protein produces the protein MLLAGLGPAQADTLPHPLRPVVAPTDTLVQILPCPGIVRAPVGTIIFAGNAVTKDRILRAELDFHEGDTLNLVDLPARLEANRRRLFNLQLFHAVVVQSSCTGSRLLIVFGMQERWYTFPVPILSLADRNLRSWLDRADRWRRVDYGVHLVRSNFRGRNEQLIANLQLGFNRKYELFYEAPGLGHYRRLGLGVGASYFQSHSLDYITLADRLTPFRADDGFPIQRFYVTGGLRFRHTVQFLTALNFSYHREQISDSVNHYNPTYYLGLTQRKYLDLNLISTRNQRNTFAYPLTGRYAQVALTHRIFLDGTTPSITTLHLNYTRYLALGRQFYYSVGLSGQARLTRQLAYADSRAFGYDDLVRGYDQYVIDGRHYALVQQGLSYPLLRPQPIRLQSIDNPKINTIPLALYLNIFADAGYVIAPHSLSQNRLPNQLLSAVGLGLHLVTYYDRVFTAEYTLNGLGQTGYFFRAEFPI, from the coding sequence ATGCTGCTGGCCGGCTTAGGGCCGGCTCAGGCCGATACGCTGCCGCACCCGCTGCGCCCCGTGGTGGCCCCCACCGATACCCTCGTGCAGATACTGCCTTGCCCCGGCATTGTGCGGGCACCGGTGGGTACCATCATTTTTGCGGGCAATGCCGTCACCAAAGACCGCATTCTACGGGCCGAACTCGATTTTCACGAAGGCGACACCCTTAATCTGGTCGACCTGCCGGCCCGCCTCGAAGCCAACCGTCGCCGGCTCTTCAACCTCCAGCTGTTTCACGCCGTGGTGGTGCAGTCTAGCTGCACTGGTAGCCGGCTGCTCATCGTGTTTGGGATGCAGGAGCGGTGGTATACCTTCCCAGTGCCCATCCTTTCGCTGGCCGACCGCAACCTGCGTTCCTGGCTCGACCGCGCCGACCGCTGGCGACGCGTCGACTACGGCGTGCACCTCGTGCGCAGTAACTTTCGCGGCCGCAACGAGCAGCTCATCGCTAACCTGCAGCTGGGCTTCAACCGCAAGTACGAGCTGTTCTACGAAGCCCCCGGCCTGGGCCATTACCGGCGGCTGGGCCTCGGCGTAGGCGCGTCCTACTTCCAAAGCCATTCTCTCGACTACATCACCCTGGCCGACCGCCTCACCCCGTTCCGGGCCGATGACGGCTTTCCCATCCAGCGCTTCTACGTCACGGGCGGGCTGCGCTTCCGGCACACCGTTCAGTTTCTCACGGCCCTCAACTTTTCCTACCACCGCGAGCAAATCAGCGACTCGGTCAATCATTACAACCCCACCTATTACCTCGGCCTCACTCAGCGCAAATACCTCGACCTGAATCTCATCAGCACCCGCAACCAGCGCAACACCTTCGCCTACCCGCTCACCGGTCGCTATGCCCAGGTTGCGCTCACGCACCGCATCTTTCTCGACGGTACCACCCCCAGCATCACCACCCTGCATCTGAACTATACCCGTTACCTGGCCCTGGGCCGTCAATTCTACTACAGTGTCGGCCTCAGCGGACAGGCCCGTCTCACCCGCCAGCTCGCCTACGCCGATAGCCGCGCCTTCGGCTACGACGATTTGGTGCGCGGCTACGACCAATACGTCATCGACGGCCGCCACTATGCACTGGTGCAGCAGGGCCTGTCGTACCCGCTGCTGCGGCCCCAGCCCATCCGGCTGCAATCCATCGACAATCCCAAAATCAATACCATCCCGCTCGCCCTCTACCTCAATATCTTTGCCGATGCCGGCTACGTTATCGCCCCGCATTCATTGTCCCAAAATCGCCTGCCCAATCAGCTGTTGAGTGCCGTTGGCCTCGGCCTGCACCTCGTCACGTATTACGACCGGGTATTTACGGCCGAATACACCCTCAATGGCTTAGGGCAAACCGGCTACTTTTTCCGGGCCGAATTCCCGATTTAG
- a CDS encoding NAD kinase, giving the protein MKIAIFGKPFDDEAAPAIQALLDDLAARRAEVRIGEAFRTFLDNRLRLPEGTTEFHRGDSLRGVQFVLSIGGDGTLLDTVTYVGSLQIPILGIHTGRLGFLATITPDRIAQAIDALFKGHFTIEERSLIRVDTDPDVFGSLNFGLNEFSVLKRDTSSMIVVHTYIDGEYLNSYWADGLVVATPTGSTGYSLSCGGPVMLPQTNNFIIAPVCPHNLNVRPLVVSDQSVISFEIEGRSSSYMLALDSRSLPVEASVQIAVRREAFNARLVKLNHVNFLSTLRSKLNWGLDRRNPAGIQV; this is encoded by the coding sequence ATGAAAATCGCCATTTTTGGTAAGCCTTTCGACGACGAAGCCGCCCCCGCCATTCAGGCCCTGCTCGACGATTTGGCCGCCCGCCGGGCCGAAGTCCGCATTGGCGAAGCCTTCCGTACCTTCCTCGACAACCGCCTGCGCCTGCCCGAAGGCACCACCGAGTTCCACCGCGGCGACTCGCTGCGCGGCGTCCAGTTCGTGCTCAGCATTGGCGGCGACGGCACCCTGCTCGATACCGTCACCTACGTCGGCAGCCTCCAGATTCCCATCCTCGGTATCCACACCGGCCGCCTGGGCTTCCTGGCCACCATCACCCCCGACCGCATTGCCCAGGCCATTGATGCCCTTTTCAAAGGTCATTTTACCATCGAAGAGCGCAGCCTGATTCGCGTCGACACCGACCCCGACGTATTTGGCAGCCTCAATTTCGGCCTCAACGAGTTCAGCGTCCTCAAGCGCGACACCTCGTCTATGATTGTCGTGCACACCTACATCGACGGTGAATACCTCAATTCCTACTGGGCCGATGGCCTCGTCGTGGCCACGCCCACCGGCTCAACTGGCTATTCCCTGAGCTGCGGCGGCCCGGTAATGCTGCCGCAAACAAACAATTTTATCATTGCTCCCGTATGCCCCCACAACCTGAATGTGCGCCCCTTGGTGGTGTCCGACCAGAGCGTGATTTCCTTCGAAATTGAAGGCCGCAGCTCCAGTTATATGCTGGCGCTCGACTCCCGCTCCCTGCCCGTCGAAGCGTCCGTTCAAATTGCCGTTCGCCGAGAAGCTTTCAACGCTCGGCTGGTAAAACTTAACCACGTCAACTTCCTCAGTACCTTACGCAGCAAACTGAATTGGGGCCTCGACCGGCGCAACCCCGCTGGTATTCAGGTCTGA
- a CDS encoding DUF6089 family protein — protein MKNIFTYSTAVVLGLALVATPEADAQQFSKRKQYNSIGFSLNAMNYFGDLTPVTSFTSLRLGATRVGAGISITRRFYPRVSGRLGLSYGRISGDDSFASDQDPDARFRNNRNMNFRNDILEASAVAIVDLIENRNNYLKRPDFVPYVFAGVAGFYHNPQGLDKNGNYVDLQPLRTEGQATAYSKTQFSIPFGGGIRYRINRNFDASLEIGWRKTFTDYLDDTGGRYAATSQLAPGAATYFGHDITKDRAKFPGFDNAGEQRGDSRNKTDWYIVTGVTLNYILTPRIKNPKFR, from the coding sequence ATGAAAAATATTTTCACGTATTCTACGGCCGTAGTGCTCGGGCTGGCTTTGGTGGCAACACCGGAGGCTGATGCCCAGCAGTTTAGCAAGCGGAAGCAATACAACTCCATCGGCTTCAGCCTGAATGCTATGAACTACTTCGGGGATTTGACGCCCGTAACTAGCTTCACTAGCTTGCGCCTAGGTGCTACTCGGGTTGGTGCAGGTATTTCTATTACCCGTCGTTTCTATCCGCGTGTGTCGGGCCGCCTTGGCTTGTCGTATGGCCGTATCTCGGGCGATGACTCCTTCGCCAGCGACCAGGACCCGGATGCTCGTTTCCGTAACAACCGCAATATGAATTTCCGGAATGACATTCTGGAAGCTTCGGCCGTTGCCATCGTTGACCTTATCGAAAACCGCAACAATTACCTCAAGCGTCCGGACTTTGTGCCCTACGTTTTCGCTGGTGTAGCTGGTTTCTACCACAACCCCCAGGGCCTCGATAAGAATGGTAACTACGTTGACCTGCAGCCGTTGAGAACGGAAGGCCAGGCAACTGCGTACAGCAAGACCCAGTTTTCGATTCCTTTCGGTGGTGGTATCCGCTACCGCATCAACCGTAACTTCGATGCAAGCCTGGAAATCGGCTGGCGCAAGACGTTCACCGACTACCTGGATGATACGGGTGGACGGTATGCTGCAACCTCTCAGCTTGCTCCCGGTGCCGCTACCTATTTCGGACATGACATCACCAAGGACCGCGCAAAATTTCCCGGTTTCGATAATGCTGGTGAGCAGCGTGGTGACTCGCGCAATAAAACCGACTGGTACATCGTAACAGGTGTAACATTGAACTACATCTTGACGCCCCGCATCAAGAACCCCAAATTCCGCTAG
- the porG gene encoding type IX secretion system protein PorG encodes MTNSGFKNVLLACFVQAGSTFFCVSANAQNTSEVGIGIGATNYRGEISPDFQLQNSRPAFTAFYRKDVSVPITLRGGFTAGFLRGADDNVTGVNGGVPPLQSYRQANTKGSVLEASAVVEYNFMDYHYRTDKVHFTPYLFAGLAGFYANTTTVSNNPLLQPTFNQKGSMLGLAIPAGAGIKYALSEHLNLGLEVGVRKTFTDQLDHLSTQDPLLVNVHDQDWYYYSGVSLSYTFYKIRCPDQYKKNKGLLK; translated from the coding sequence ATGACGAATTCAGGTTTCAAAAACGTACTCCTCGCTTGCTTTGTTCAGGCGGGGAGTACGTTTTTTTGTGTTTCAGCCAACGCGCAGAACACCAGCGAAGTAGGTATTGGTATTGGAGCCACCAATTACCGGGGCGAAATATCGCCCGATTTCCAGTTGCAAAACAGTCGGCCTGCCTTCACCGCCTTCTATCGTAAGGACGTATCGGTGCCCATCACCTTGCGGGGCGGCTTCACCGCCGGTTTCCTGCGCGGTGCCGATGATAACGTGACGGGCGTGAATGGGGGAGTGCCCCCGCTGCAGAGCTACCGGCAGGCCAATACCAAAGGCAGCGTGCTCGAAGCATCGGCGGTGGTAGAGTACAACTTCATGGATTACCATTACCGGACAGATAAGGTGCATTTTACGCCCTATCTGTTTGCCGGCTTGGCGGGGTTTTATGCCAATACTACTACGGTATCCAATAACCCCCTCCTACAGCCAACCTTCAACCAGAAAGGCAGCATGTTGGGGCTGGCTATTCCGGCTGGCGCAGGCATTAAGTACGCACTTTCGGAACACCTTAATCTGGGACTGGAAGTAGGTGTCCGCAAAACATTTACTGACCAACTCGACCATTTGAGCACCCAAGACCCCCTACTGGTAAATGTTCATGACCAGGATTGGTATTATTATAGTGGGGTCAGCTTATCGTATACGTTCTATAAAATCCGCTGCCCCGACCAATATAAAAAGAATAAAGGGCTGTTAAAGTAG